The Nocardia sp. BMG51109 nucleotide sequence GTCGACTGGTACGATTCGGGCATGTCGATTCGTTACGCACTCCTCGGGCTGCTGCGCGACCAACCCGCGACCGGATACGAGCTGACCCAGCGTTTCGCGCAGGGCATCGGCCGGCACGCCTGGAGCGCCAAGCACAGCCAGATCTACCCGGAGCTGCGCAAACTGACCGACGAGGGATTGATCGAGGTCGTCGAGGAGGGCGCCCGCGGCAAGCGGGTCTACGGGGTGACCGAGCCGGGCCGGGCCGAGCTGCGCGAGTGGCTGCTGCGCGGACCCGACGAGGGCACGGTGCGAAATCCGTTGCTGCTGTGGATGTTTCTGATCGGCGGTCTCGACCCGGACGATGCGCTCCGAGCGCTGCGGGCCGTCGAGGAACGCGCCACGGAGATGCTCGGGGAACTCACCGAAACCTACGATTTCCTCGCCGCCGAGGGTGGCGAGCTACCGGCGGGCGCGTAC carries:
- a CDS encoding PadR family transcriptional regulator, whose product is MSIRYALLGLLRDQPATGYELTQRFAQGIGRHAWSAKHSQIYPELRKLTDEGLIEVVEEGARGKRVYGVTEPGRAELREWLLRGPDEGTVRNPLLLWMFLIGGLDPDDALRALRAVEERATEMLGELTETYDFLAAEGGELPAGAYAAQFGIHTYRATREWARWAIEEQAERNRRAR